Proteins from a single region of Spodoptera frugiperda isolate SF20-4 chromosome 8, AGI-APGP_CSIRO_Sfru_2.0, whole genome shotgun sequence:
- the LOC118275655 gene encoding lipid droplet-associated hydrolase-like, with amino-acid sequence MYTILRLNKVQTRVITLGDPLNCSSEVIVVITGGPGIPEFYKEFAEQLYRTTQKPVCIIGHAGHDVFENQNETNDLKESWSLYNCDGQIQHKLDLINNYIDKRAKLHLIGHSIGGWLLMELLHKNDYLQKRILSVNLLFPTLQKIASTKNGKLVNNLVRYLHRIILLILFIMQLFPTITILGVKLFLFLNSLPPYYEKRIMIYLNPVLQEKAMLLAYESMERVHELNVQAIKKVQHMANVLYSTDDRWVPMHHIRDLQKFTPQIAFHEVNVEHAFVLKSSVYVATIVGNLIVKDNLCYKKLGLINENVDFCDYETSYTKDRK; translated from the exons atgtatactaTCTTACGTTTGAATAAGGTTCAAACTCGCGTTATAACTTTGGGTGATCCATTGAACTGTAGTTCTGAAGTGATAGTTGTTATAACAGGAGGTCCTGGGATCCCAGAGTTCTATAAGGAATTTGCTGAACAACTGTATAGGACCACTCAAAAACCCGTTTGCATTATTG GTCACGCCGGACACGATGTATTCGAAAACCAAAACGAAACTAATGATCTCAAAGAATCTTGGTCCTTATACAACTGCGATGGACAAATACAACATAAACTGGACCTTATCAACAACTACATTGATAAGAGAGCCAAGCTGCATCTGATTGGACACTCGATAGGAGGCTGGCTACTAATGGAACTACTACACAAGAATGACTATCTACAAAAAAGGATCTTATCCGTAAACCTATTATTTCCAACGCTACAAAAGATCGCATCAACAAAAAATGGCAAACTCGTAAACAATCTCGTGAGATATCTCCACAGAATTATACTTTTAATCTTGTTTATTATGCAGTTGTTCCCAACGATTACGATTCTaggtgtaaaattatttttgttcttgAATTCTTTACCTCCATATTATGAGAAGCGGATAATGATTTATCTGAACCCGGTGCTGCAGGAGAAGGCGATGTTGTTAGCTTACGAGTCTATGGAGAGAGTACACGAGCTAAATGTTCAGGCTATTAAGAAAGTGCAGCACATGGCTAATGTATTATACAGTACGGATGATAGATGGGTACCAATGCATCATATACGCGATTTACAAAAGTTCACTCCGCAGATTGCGTTCCACGAAGTAAATGTGGAACACGCTTTCGTATTAAAATCTTCAGTTTACGTCGCTACGATTGTCGGCAATTTAATTGTTAAggataatttgtgttataaaaaacttggtctaattaatgaaaatgttgatTTCTGTGATTATGAAACCAGTTATACAaaagatagaaaataa